CTACTTTAGGTATTGTTTTAAATGTAGTCAATAAAACAGAAGGTAGCTTTCATTGGTTCGATGGTAACACCTCAACACACGATGCTTTAAAAAAGGTAGGCGCCATTATTGAACGCCCGAATTTTTATCCGTACATGACGGCTGCACAAAACTTAAAACTGGTTTGTAAAATAAAAGGTGTTGGGTTAAATAAAATTGAAGAAAAACTAGAAGTTGTTGGGCTTTTAGATCGAAAAGATCACAAATTCAGCACCTATTCTTTAGGTATGAAACAGCGTTTAGCTATTGCTTCTGCCCTATTAAACGATCCTGAAATACTAATTTTAGACGAACCTACAAATGGGTTAGACCCACAAGGTATTCACCAAATTAGAGAAATTATAAAACAAATTGCAGCCAAAGGCACCACTATTTTATTGGCTTCGCATTTATTAGATGAAGTTGAAAAAGTTTGCTCGCACGTTGTTGTTTTGCGAAAAGGTGTGAAGTTATATTCTGGCCGTGTAGACGAAATGATTTCTAGCCATGGCTTTTTTGAATTGAAATGCAATAAAGAAACTGAACTGATTGCTTTTATTGAAAAGCATCCATCATTCTCGAATACAAAAACCGATAGTGGTTTAATAACAGCTTTTCTTAAAGAACCATTAAGCTCGGAAGATTTTAATAAACAACTTTTTGAAAACGGTATAATTCTTACCCATTTAGTGCAGCGTAAAGAGAGTTTAGAAGAGCAATTTTTACAATTAACAGATAACAACTAATACAACCAAAAGCAAAACTCATGTTCAGACTTTTAAACCTAGAATTACAAAAGCTTTTACTAAATAGAACCAGCAAAGTTTTAATTTTTGTGTCGTTTATTTTACCGTTTTTCGTTATTCTTTTATCCTCTATAAAAATAAATGTTTTTGGCTTTTTCACTTTAGAACTAGGTGAATTAGGCGTTTTCAATTTTCCTATAATTTGGCATTTAACCACGTTTTTTGCTTCGCAATTTAAATTCTTTTTCGCCATTGTTGTGGTAAGCATGATTGGTAATGAATATAGCAACAAGACCATAAAACAAAACCTCATTGACGGCTTAAGTAAAAAGGAATTTATTTTATCTAAATTCTATGCTATTGCTTTCTTTTCATTTATTTCTACTGTACTTATTGGACTTATTTCATTCTGTATTGGCATGTATTATTCTAGTTATGACCAGGTTGACATTATATTTAGAGAAACCAATTTTTTATTAGCTTATTTCGTAAAATTATTAGGCTTTTTTAGCTTGTGTTTATTTTTCGGAATGCTTGTAAAACGTTCGGCTTTTGCATTGGCTTTCTTATTTATTTTATTTATTTCTGAATGGATTATTTTCGGATTAATTACATGGCAATTCGATCATCATGTGGCTACTAAAATTCAAAATTTCTTTCCGTTACAATCTATGTACAATTTAATAGAGCAACCTTTTCAACGTGTGGCCATGTCCAAATTCCCTGAAAAGGCAGAACTAGCATACGATTATTTAGTACATTGGTATGAAATCGCTATTGTTCTTGGCTGGACCGCTCTATTTGTATTTTTATCGTTTAAATTATTAAAAAAGCGCGATTTGTAATATATTTGATAGCTATTGCTATTATTTAGATGAAAAAAAACATACTACTCGCTTTATTCTTTTTAGTTGGATTTAATATCTATGCTCAAAGTGAAGCATCTACCTGGTATTTTGGCTATAACAGCGGCATTAAATTCGATTTAGCCTCTAATAGTATTACCTCGCTTAGTGATGGAAAACTAAACACTTTTGAAGGTTGCGCGACCATTTCGGATGAGTTTGGCGACTTACTTTTCTATACCGATGGTACAACCGTTTGGAATAGAAACCACGACATCATGAACAACGGCAGTGGTTTATTTGGAGATCCTTCGAGTACGCAATCGGCTATTATTGTTCCTAAACCTAACAACGAAAACATCTACTATATTTTTACTGTTGACGACCACAATAATAACGAGGCCCATTTTGGATTAAATTATTCTGAAGTTGATATCACTCTAGATGGTGGCTTAGGTGAAGTTACTACTAAAAACGTTAATTTATTAAACGATTGTTCTGAAAAAATCACCGCTGTTTTAAAAGATTGTATCACCAATTCTATTTGGGTAATTGCTTATGCATCAGTCGATGGAAATCCTGGAGATTTAGATACCTTTTATGCCTATGAAGTTGATAGTGCTGGTGTACAAAACAAACCAGTTAAATCTACTTTTAAATTACCATCTTCCATTTTTATAGATTATCGAGGCTATTTAAAACTATCGCCAGATGGCACCAAGGTAGCCATTAGCCATGTCTCAAATGGTATGTATTTATACGATTTTGATGTTGCTACAGGTATTGTTAGCAACCAATTGCCTATACCTATTTCTGGTTTTGCAAACAAGGCTTACGGACTAGAATTCTCACCAAATAGTGAATTACTTTATGTGAGTACATACAACGATTTTTCGGACAACAGTAACCCACAAGCCAGCGAAGACCCAAACAATCACGAATCTAAACTTATACAATATAATTTACTTGCAACAGATATTGTGAATTCTGCATTAACACTAGACGACAGACGCCTTTTTAGAGGTGGTTTACAGCTTGCTCCAAACGGAAAAATATACAGAGCATTAAGTGCCACATACAGACAAGGCTTACCATATTTAGCAGTAATAAATAACCCAAACGAATTAGGCCCGGCTAGTAACTATCAGCATAATGCTGTAAACTTATCGCCTAATTTATCCTCGCAAGGTTTACCTCCTTTTATTCAGTCTTTTTTCAATACAAAAATTGATATTATTAAGAATTCAAAAAGCACTATTAATCTCGATTTGTGCGAAAACGACACCTATACTCTAGCTGCCGATAATATTGCCGGCGCAACGTATACTTGGTCTATGAATGGCTTACCGCTTACAGACAAGTGCTAGCCTATTTATTAATGCCAGCGGACATTATGAAGTTTACATAGACCCCAATAATGGCGATTGTGCTTTAGAGGGAGAAGCTTACGTTAATTTTAACGAAAACCCCGAAGCCTTCGATTACACGTTATTACAATGTGATGAAGATGGATTAAAAGATGATAGAACAACGTTTGTTTTAACCCAAGCCAATGAAGCCTTAACAGGAAAATGTAGCCGACTTAGAAACTCGTTTTTATTCCGATAGTGCTAGAACTTTAGAAATAGATGGTACGAGCTACAACAACACCTCAAACCCTCAAATTATTTATGTTGAAGTTTACAATCCAACAACCACTTGTTTTGATAATTCTGAATTAACAATTGCAGTAAGTTCCACCGACTCTAAGGATGCTGAGTTAATTTTATGCGATGATGATGGCACTGAAGATGGTTTTCAATCCTTTGATTTAAATGATGCCGATGTACAACTTACAGATGGATTACCTGCCGGTTTAACCATTTTGTATTTTGAAAATTATACCGATGCCTTATTAGAAGAAAATAATCTAAACAACATTTACACCAATACAACAGCCTACTCACAAACCCTTTTTGCACGTATAGAAAATGCTAATAATTGTTATGGTATAAGCGAAATTGAACTCACAGTTAACGAACTACCACAAATAGAAACTGAAGCTTTGTTTTTCTATTGCATTAATAAATTCCCTGAAACTATTGCTATAAACGCTGGCTTAACAAACGGTTTCTCTAGTAATTACACATACAATTGGTCTACGTCAGAGAATACATATACTATAGATATTAACGAAACTGGCACTTATACAGTTACCGTTACCAATGCCGTTGGATGTTCTAAAACTAGAACCATAACTATTGAAGGCGCCAATATTGCGACTATAGATAATATCGAAATTAAAGATGTATCAACCAATAATAGCATAACCGTTATGGCTTCGGGTGAAGGCGAGTATGAGTATAGATTATTAAACAGCAATAATGTGGTAATTGCTCCATACCAAAGCGAGCCGGTTTTCGAAAATGTATTCCCTGGAGTTTACACGGTTTCTGTTAACGATACAAAAAACGATTGTGGTGCTATTAATCAAAAAGCCCATGTTATAGGGTTTCCAAAGTTTTTCACACCTAATAATGATGGTTTTCATGATACGTGGAAAATCTACGGTATATCAAGTGACAATCAACCCAACTCGGAAATTTTAATTTATAACCGCTACGGAAAATTATTAAAAACACTAAGCCCCGAGGACACCGGATGGAACGGTCGTTTTAATGGCGCATTATTACCTGCCGATGATTATTGGTTTGTTATTCAATTGGAAGATGGTCGCATACATAAAGATCATTTTACTTTAAAATATTAACTTTTGAAAATAAAACTACTATCCCTTTCTATCTTGATGAGCCTTGCTTTTCAACTAGACCTCTTTGCTCAAAACCCAACCGACTGTAGCGATGCCGTTATAGTTTGTGGAAACTCAAATATTAATTTAAACGTTAATGGTATTGGTAAGCAAGAACTCGGTTTTGGACAAAATTGTAGCAGTCAAGAAAACAATAGTGTTTGGCTCAAAGTAACTCCAGTAACCGA
The window above is part of the Algibacter sp. L3A6 genome. Proteins encoded here:
- a CDS encoding ABC transporter ATP-binding protein, with the translated sequence MESILTIKNLTKKFGYLTAVKDLSFTINKGNVYGILGPNGSGKSTTLGIVLNVVNKTEGSFHWFDGNTSTHDALKKVGAIIERPNFYPYMTAAQNLKLVCKIKGVGLNKIEEKLEVVGLLDRKDHKFSTYSLGMKQRLAIASALLNDPEILILDEPTNGLDPQGIHQIREIIKQIAAKGTTILLASHLLDEVEKVCSHVVVLRKGVKLYSGRVDEMISSHGFFELKCNKETELIAFIEKHPSFSNTKTDSGLITAFLKEPLSSEDFNKQLFENGIILTHLVQRKESLEEQFLQLTDNN
- a CDS encoding T9SS type B sorting domain-containing protein, yielding MYFENYTDALLEENNLNNIYTNTTAYSQTLFARIENANNCYGISEIELTVNELPQIETEALFFYCINKFPETIAINAGLTNGFSSNYTYNWSTSENTYTIDINETGTYTVTVTNAVGCSKTRTITIEGANIATIDNIEIKDVSTNNSITVMASGEGEYEYRLLNSNNVVIAPYQSEPVFENVFPGVYTVSVNDTKNDCGAINQKAHVIGFPKFFTPNNDGFHDTWKIYGISSDNQPNSEILIYNRYGKLLKTLSPEDTGWNGRFNGALLPADDYWFVIQLEDGRIHKDHFTLKY
- a CDS encoding ABC transporter permease; translated protein: MFRLLNLELQKLLLNRTSKVLIFVSFILPFFVILLSSIKINVFGFFTLELGELGVFNFPIIWHLTTFFASQFKFFFAIVVVSMIGNEYSNKTIKQNLIDGLSKKEFILSKFYAIAFFSFISTVLIGLISFCIGMYYSSYDQVDIIFRETNFLLAYFVKLLGFFSLCLFFGMLVKRSAFALAFLFILFISEWIIFGLITWQFDHHVATKIQNFFPLQSMYNLIEQPFQRVAMSKFPEKAELAYDYLVHWYEIAIVLGWTALFVFLSFKLLKKRDL